A stretch of the Clostridium fungisolvens genome encodes the following:
- a CDS encoding PocR ligand-binding domain-containing protein, translated as MIKRLNNGELDLEALEISDVIDLKLLQTFQDNFAIGMNIASVTVDRNGTPVTKPSSYTNFCINLTQSTGAGESRCAQSHKKGGEEAARTGRPYIYKCHAGLIDFAAPIMIDGHLIGTILGGQILTSSPEEKSFRETALEIGVNQDKYVDAARNVYMTKEENVKAAAEVLFIVANSLSRAGYEQLVLSNMSQVLSENFSQISATMEELNATSANVANNQHNLNDEITNVKNISIEINTILDSIKSIADQTKMLGLNAAIEAARAGDAGRGFGVVATEIRKLSQSSKETAFMIMNLTGKIQDSVDRTMETSNATLENAEQQSAAMEEVTASLTEIATLAEELNTMTNK; from the coding sequence ATGATTAAGAGATTAAATAATGGGGAATTAGATCTTGAAGCTTTAGAAATAAGTGATGTAATAGATCTTAAACTATTGCAAACTTTCCAAGATAATTTTGCTATAGGAATGAATATTGCAAGCGTAACAGTAGATAGAAATGGAACACCCGTTACAAAGCCTAGTTCTTATACAAATTTCTGTATTAATTTGACGCAATCAACTGGTGCTGGTGAGAGTAGATGTGCCCAGTCTCATAAAAAAGGTGGAGAGGAAGCAGCAAGAACTGGAAGACCATATATTTACAAATGCCATGCTGGATTAATTGATTTTGCAGCACCAATCATGATAGACGGGCATTTAATAGGAACAATTTTAGGTGGTCAGATTTTAACCTCAAGTCCAGAGGAAAAAAGTTTTAGAGAAACTGCTTTGGAAATAGGGGTTAATCAGGATAAATATGTTGATGCAGCAAGAAATGTTTATATGACTAAAGAAGAAAACGTAAAAGCAGCAGCAGAAGTTTTATTTATAGTGGCTAACTCACTATCAAGAGCTGGATATGAGCAACTTGTATTAAGCAATATGTCCCAAGTACTTTCAGAAAACTTTAGTCAAATATCAGCTACAATGGAAGAACTAAATGCCACTTCGGCGAACGTAGCAAATAACCAACATAATCTAAATGATGAGATAACAAATGTTAAAAATATTTCAATAGAGATAAACACTATTTTGGATTCGATAAAGAGTATTGCTGATCAAACCAAGATGCTTGGATTAAATGCTGCCATAGAAGCTGCAAGAGCAGGTGATGCTGGAAGAGGTTTTGGAGTGGTAGCTACAGAAATAAGGAAACTTTCTCAAAGTTCAAAAGAAACTGCATTTATGATAATGAATCTTACAGGAAAGATACAAGATTCTGTGGACAGAACAATGGAGACTTCGAATGCTACTCTTGAAAATGCAGAGCAACAATCAGCAGCAATGGAAGAAGTTACTGCCAGCTTAACTGAAATAGCTACTTTAGCAGAAGAATTAAATACAATGACTAATAAATAA